One region of Primulina tabacum isolate GXHZ01 chromosome 17, ASM2559414v2, whole genome shotgun sequence genomic DNA includes:
- the LOC142530743 gene encoding LOW QUALITY PROTEIN: uncharacterized protein LOC142530743 (The sequence of the model RefSeq protein was modified relative to this genomic sequence to represent the inferred CDS: deleted 1 base in 1 codon) yields the protein MRFGGWVFEVVLQGHIFIVFLCVFRPIFLWWVGSMEEGIGLFVGRRRKREVGLFLYVSVLLVLFPLVSSLSNEGEALMSIKASFSNVVNVLLDWDYVQNEDFCSWRGVSCGNFSTSIVALNLSNLNLGGEVSPAIGELKSLQSLDLQGNKLTGQIPDEIGNCVSLILLDLSDNLLDGDVPFSISKLKQLEVLNLKNNQLTGPIPSTLTQIPNLKTLDLARNQLTGEIPRLIYWNEVLQYLGLRGNLLTGTLSPDMCQLTGLWYFDARGNNLTGTIPDNIGNCTSFQILDISYNQITGEIPYNIGFLQVATLSLQGNMLTGRIPEVIGLMQALAVLDLSENELVGPIPAILGNLTYTGKLYLHGNKLTGPIPPELGNMTKLSYLQLNDNQLLGGVPTELGNLEQLFELNLANNNLEGPIPENLSSCTALNQLNVHGNRLNGSIPSGLKHLESLTYLNLSSNQFHGSIPVELGHIINLDTLDLANNDFSGSLPASVGDLEHLLILNLSHNHLDGSIPIEFGNLRSVQILDLSFNKLSSSIPEELGQLQNLAFLILNNNYLTGRIPDKLSNCLSLDRLNVSYNNFTGSVPLGRNFSRFPPDSFIGNPLLCGHWLGSICYPYPPKSKAMFSRTAVVCITLGFITMLSLIVVTIYKTNQPKPFIKGSNKNMQGSSKLVVLHMDMAIHTYDDIMRLTENLSEKYIIGYGASSTVYKCELKNSRPVAIKRLYNQYPNSREFETELETIGRIRHRNLVSLHGYSLSPQGDLLFYDFMENGSLWDLLHGASKKVKLDWETRLKVAVGAAQGLAYLHHDCNPRIIHRDVKSSNILLDENFEGHLSDFGIAKCLPSAKTHASTYVLGTIGYIDPEYARTSRLTEKSDVYSFGIVLLELLTGKKAVDNDSNLHHLVLSKADDNTIMETLDPEVSVTCMDLSHVRKTFQLALLCTKRHPSERPTMHEVSGVLLSFLPPPPPSKPRSTPPKSVDCAQFVIGQGQPHLETPHRQGEPENNSSDAQWYVRFGEVISKNSV from the exons ATGAGATTTGGAGGTTGGGTGTTTGAAGTTGTGCTGCAAGGACacatttttattgtgtttctGTGTGTGTTTCGGCCTATTTTTCTTTGGTGGGTTGGGAGCATGGAGGAGGGAATAGGGTTGTTTGTGGGGAGGAGGAGGAAACGGGAAGTTGGTCTGTTCTTGTATGTGTCGGTGCTCTTGGTTCTCTTTCCCCTGGTTTCGTCTCTCAGCAATGAAG GCGAAGCATTGATGTCCATTAAAGCTTCTTTTAGCAATGTGGTCAATGTACTTTTGGATTGGGATTATGTTCAAAATGAAGACTTCTGTTCATGGCGCGGCGTATCTTGTGGCAATTTCAGCACTTCTATTGTAGCatt AAATTTGTCTAATCTGAACTTGGGTGGAGAAGTTTCACCAGCTATCGGGGAACTGAAGAGTCTTCAATCGTT AGATCTTCAGGGGAATAAATTAACTGGTCAGATTCCAGATGAGATTGGCAACTGTGTTTCTTTGATTCTGCT GGATTTGTCTGACAACTTGCTAGATGGAGATGTACCTTTTTCAATCTCTAAGCTTAAGCAGCTCGAAGTACT GAATCTAAAGAACAACCAGTTGACTGGTCCAATTCCTTCAACATTAACCCAAATTCCTAACTTGAAGACACT AGACCTTGCTCGAAACCAGCTTACAGGTGAGATACCAAGATTAATCTACTGGAATGAAGTACTCCAATATCT TGGCTTGCGAGGAAATTTGCTTACTGGCACATTGTCTCCTGATATGTGCCAATTGACCGGCCTTTGGTATTT TGATGCAAGGGGCAATAACCTGACTGGAACTATACCAGATAATATTGGTAATTGCACTAGCTTCCAGATCCT TGACATCTCATATAATCAAATCACTGGAGAGATTCCTTACAATATTGGGTTCCTGCAAGTAGCTACTCT GTCCTTGCAAGGAAATATGCTAACCGGGAGGATTCCTGAGGTGATAGGTCTGATGCAAGCACTTGCTGTCTT GGATCTGAGTGAGAATGAATTAGTCGGTCCTATTCCTGCAATTCTTGGAAATCTTACTTACACCGGAAAGCT GTACCTTCATGGTAACAAACTTACTGGGCCTATTCCACCTGAGCTGGGAAATATGACGAAGCTTAGCTATTT GCAATTAAATGACAATCAACTGCTTGGAGGTGTTCCTACTGAACTTGGGAATTTGGAACAACTCTTTGAACT AAATCTGGCTAATAACAATCTGGAAGGGCCAATTCCTGAAAATCTCAGCTCATGCACGGCACTGAATCAACT AAATGTGCATGGCAACCGATTAAATGGATCCATTCCATCTGGGCTAAAACACCTAGAGAGCCTTACATATCT GAATCTCTCCTCCAACCAGTTTCATGGTTCTATACCTGTTGAGCTTGGGCACATTATCAATCTTGATACATT GGACCTGGCGAACAATGATTTCTCAGGATCTCTTCCTGCCTCTGTTGGTGATTTGGAACACCTTCTTATTTT GAACTTAAGTCATAATCATCTTGATGGATCCATACCTATCGAATTTGGGAACCTAAGGAGCGTTCAGATTCT GGATTTGTCGTTCAACAAGTTGTCAAGCAGCATCCCTGAAGAGTTGGGGCAGCTGCAAAATCTTGCTTTTct CATTCTAAATAACAATTATCTAACTGGAAGAATACCTGATAAACTAAGCAACTGCTTGAGTCTTGACAGATT GAATGTTTCTTATAACAACTTTACCGGTTCAGTTCCGCTTGGAAGAAACTTCTCTCGTTTTCCACCTGATAG CTTCATTGGGAACCCTTTACTGTGTGGTCACTGGTTGGGTTCAATATGCTATCCATATCCCCCAAAATCCAAAG CCATGTTTTCAAGAACAGCAGTTGTTTGCATCACGTTGGGCTTTATTACTATGTTATCATTGATTGTGGTTACCATATACAAGACCAACCAACCGAAGCCATTCATAAAGGGCTCTAATAAGAATATGCAAG GTTCGTCAAAACTGGTTGTTCTTCACATGGATATGGCTATTCAC ACATACGATGATATAATGAGACTCACTGAGAATTTGAGTGAGAAATACATAATAGGATATGGAGCTTCAAGCACGGTATATAAATGTGAATTAAAAAATTCCAGGCCTGTCGCCATTAAGCGACTCTATAATCAGTATCCGAACTCTCGTGAGTTCGAGACTGAACTTGAGACTATTGGCCGTATAAGGCACAGAAACCTTGTCAGCTTGCACGGTTACTCCTTATCTCCCCAGGGAGATCTGCTCTTTTATGATTTCATGGAAAATGGTTCTCTTTGGGATCTCCTTCATG GTGCATCGAAAAAGGTCAAACTTGACTGGGAAACTCGTCTGAAAGTTGCTGTTGGTGCTGCACAAGGTCTAGCTTACCTGCACCATGATTGCAACCCCAGAATTATTCACAGGGATGTGAAATCATCAAATATCCTACttgatgaaaattttgagggccaTCTATCTGATTTCGGAATCGCAAAATGTTTACCCTCAGCAAAAACACATGCGTCTACATATGTTCTTGGAACAATAGGGTATATCGACCCAGAGTACGCCAGGACTTCTAGGCTAACTGAAAAATCAGATGTTTATAGCTTCGGCATTGTGCTTTTAGAGCTATTGACTGGCAAGAAGGCTGTTGACAACGACTCAAACTTGCATCACCTG GTGCTGTCTAAAGCAGACGACAACACAATAATGGAAACCCTCGACCCTGAAGTATCAGTGACTTGCATGGATTTATCTCATGTAAGAAAAACATTTCAGCTGGCGTTGCTTTGCACGAAACGCCACCCATCCGAAAGACCAACTATGCACGAGGTTTCAGGAGTTCTTCTGTCATTCTTACCACCACCTCCGCCATCAAAACCTCGCTCGACTCCTCCGAAAAGTGTCGACTGTGCACAGTTTGTGATCGGTCAAGGACAACCCCATCTAGAAACGCCTCATCGGCAAGGCGAACCAGAGAACAATTCATCAGATGCCCAATGGTACGTAAGATTTGGAGAGGTGATATCCAAGAACAGTGTTTAA
- the LOC142530330 gene encoding splicing factor U2af large subunit A-like isoform X4 produces MLGTTPAIPGMFPNMLPLAPGQFGALPLMPVQAMTQQATRHARRVYVGGLPPSANEQSVATYFSHVMSAIGGNTAGPGDAVVNVYINHEKKFAFVEMRSVEEASNAMALDGIMFEGAPVKVRRPSDYNPSLAATLGSSQPSPNLNLAAVGLTPGSAGGLEGPDRIFVGGLPYYFTEAQVRELLESFGHLRGFDLVKDRETGNSKGYAFCVYQDLSVTDIACAALNGIKMGDKTLTVRRANQGTAQPNPEQENILLHAQQQIALQKLMLQPSVVAATKVLCLTEVVSPEELNDDDDYEDILEDMKIECGKFGTLVNVIIPRPPPNNEPAPGVGKVFLEYEDVEGATKARQGLHGRKFGGKEVVAVFYPENKFSEGVYDG; encoded by the exons ATGCTTGGGACCACCCCGGCCATTCCTGGAATGTTTCCCAATATGTTACCTTTGGCACCGGGACAG TTTGGAGCACTCCCCCTAATGCCCGTTCAGGCAATGACTCAGCAG GCTACCAGACATGCTAGACGAGTTTATGTTGGAGGACTTCCTCCCTCTGCCAATGAACAG TCTGTGGCGACCTACTTTAGTCATGTTATGTCAGCAATTGGAGGAAACACCGCTGGTCCAG GGGATGCTGTTGTAAATGTTTACATCAACCATGAGAAGAAGTTTGCCTTTGTGGAAATGAGATCTGTTGAAGAGGCTAGTAATGCTATGGCTTTAGATGGAATAATGTTTGAG GGTGCACCAGTTAAAGTGAGAAGACCGAGTGATTACAACCCTTCGTTGGCTGCGACTTTAGGCTCTAGTCAACCTAGCCCCAATCTGAATCTTGCAGCTGTTGGGTTGACACCAGGATCTGCTGGGGGTCTCGAGGGTCCTGACCGTATATTTGTTGGTGGCTTACCATATTATTTTACAGAAGCGCAGGTTAGGGAGCTGCTGGAGTCTTTTGGACATCTCCGGGGCTTTGATCTGGTTAAAGACAGAGAAACAGGGAATTCCAAAGGCTATGCATTTTGTGTTTACCAGGATTTATCAGTTACAGATATTGCCTGTGCAGCACTAAATGGGATAAAAATGGGCGATAAAACACTTACTGTTAGGCGTGCTAACCAGGGTACAGCTCAGCCTAACCCTGAACAAGAGAATATATTATTGCACGCCCAACAACAAATAGCATTGCAG AAACTCATGTTACAACCCAGTGTAGTGGCGGCTACAAAGGTTCTGTGCCTTACAGAGGTGGTTAGTCCAGAGGAGCTCAATGATGATGACGACTACGAAGATATCTTAGAGGACATGAAAATTGAGTGTGGAAAATTTG GTACTCTTGTAAATGTGATCATCCCTCGCCCACCTCCCAACAATGAACCAGCTCCAGGTGTTGGAAAG GTGTTCTTGGAGTATGAGGACGTTGAAGGAGCTACGAAAGCTCGACAAGGATTACACGGAAGAAAATTCGGGGGGAAAGAAGTTGTGGCTGTTTTCTATCCAGAGAACAAGTTTTCCGAGGGTGTGTATGATGGCTAG
- the LOC142530330 gene encoding splicing factor U2af large subunit A-like isoform X1, with translation MMSTQEIAGNYYSPPPMDSPEAASLQQPAHRGSSSPNSMHTSLDHEKDRERETSRSRDKGRERGRDKGRDRDRDRDRERDRDRDKDKDRYRDRDHHHRDRHKDRSERTERTRDRNDDDDYYKSRDYERRRDYDKDRDDKPKHRSRSRSKPRSDHRSGSRSPSRSKSKRTSGFDMAPPVALLPNAAAANAGQMLGTTPAIPGMFPNMLPLAPGQFGALPLMPVQAMTQQATRHARRVYVGGLPPSANEQSVATYFSHVMSAIGGNTAGPGDAVVNVYINHEKKFAFVEMRSVEEASNAMALDGIMFEGAPVKVRRPSDYNPSLAATLGSSQPSPNLNLAAVGLTPGSAGGLEGPDRIFVGGLPYYFTEAQVRELLESFGHLRGFDLVKDRETGNSKGYAFCVYQDLSVTDIACAALNGIKMGDKTLTVRRANQGTAQPNPEQENILLHAQQQIALQKLMLQPSVVAATKVLCLTEVVSPEELNDDDDYEDILEDMKIECGKFGTLVNVIIPRPPPNNEPAPGVGKVFLEYEDVEGATKARQGLHGRKFGGKEVVAVFYPENKFSEGVYDG, from the exons ATG ATGTCGACTCAGGAAATTGCTGGGAACTACTACTCTCCACCTCCTATGGACTCACCAGAAGCTGCAAGCTTGCAGCAACCAGCTCACAGAGGATCATCGAGCCCAAATTCCATG CATACCTCTCTGGACCATGAAAAAGATAGAGAGAGGGAGACCTCCAGAAGCAGGGATAAGGGTCGAGAAAGAGGTCGTGATAAGGGCCGAGACAGGGACAGGGACAGGGACAGGGAGAGAGACAGGGACAGGGACAAGGACAAGGATAGATATCGTGATCGAGATCATCATCATCGAGACCGTCACAAGGATCGGAGTGAGAGAACGGAGAGAACCAGAGATCGAAATGATGATGATGACTATTATAAAAGTCGAGACTATGAGAG GCGGAGAGACTATGACAAAGATAGGGATGACAAACCCAAGCATAGGTCCCGGTCTCGCTCCAAGCCTAGATCAGATCATAGATCAGGGTCACGATCTCCTTCACGCTCTAAAAG CAAAAGGACCAGTGGTTTTGACATGGCACCTCCTGTTGCATTGCTTCCGAATGCTGCTGCGGCTAATGCAG GTCAGATGCTTGGGACCACCCCGGCCATTCCTGGAATGTTTCCCAATATGTTACCTTTGGCACCGGGACAG TTTGGAGCACTCCCCCTAATGCCCGTTCAGGCAATGACTCAGCAG GCTACCAGACATGCTAGACGAGTTTATGTTGGAGGACTTCCTCCCTCTGCCAATGAACAG TCTGTGGCGACCTACTTTAGTCATGTTATGTCAGCAATTGGAGGAAACACCGCTGGTCCAG GGGATGCTGTTGTAAATGTTTACATCAACCATGAGAAGAAGTTTGCCTTTGTGGAAATGAGATCTGTTGAAGAGGCTAGTAATGCTATGGCTTTAGATGGAATAATGTTTGAG GGTGCACCAGTTAAAGTGAGAAGACCGAGTGATTACAACCCTTCGTTGGCTGCGACTTTAGGCTCTAGTCAACCTAGCCCCAATCTGAATCTTGCAGCTGTTGGGTTGACACCAGGATCTGCTGGGGGTCTCGAGGGTCCTGACCGTATATTTGTTGGTGGCTTACCATATTATTTTACAGAAGCGCAGGTTAGGGAGCTGCTGGAGTCTTTTGGACATCTCCGGGGCTTTGATCTGGTTAAAGACAGAGAAACAGGGAATTCCAAAGGCTATGCATTTTGTGTTTACCAGGATTTATCAGTTACAGATATTGCCTGTGCAGCACTAAATGGGATAAAAATGGGCGATAAAACACTTACTGTTAGGCGTGCTAACCAGGGTACAGCTCAGCCTAACCCTGAACAAGAGAATATATTATTGCACGCCCAACAACAAATAGCATTGCAG AAACTCATGTTACAACCCAGTGTAGTGGCGGCTACAAAGGTTCTGTGCCTTACAGAGGTGGTTAGTCCAGAGGAGCTCAATGATGATGACGACTACGAAGATATCTTAGAGGACATGAAAATTGAGTGTGGAAAATTTG GTACTCTTGTAAATGTGATCATCCCTCGCCCACCTCCCAACAATGAACCAGCTCCAGGTGTTGGAAAG GTGTTCTTGGAGTATGAGGACGTTGAAGGAGCTACGAAAGCTCGACAAGGATTACACGGAAGAAAATTCGGGGGGAAAGAAGTTGTGGCTGTTTTCTATCCAGAGAACAAGTTTTCCGAGGGTGTGTATGATGGCTAG
- the LOC142530330 gene encoding splicing factor U2af large subunit A-like isoform X2 has translation MEIAGNYYSPPPMDSPEAASLQQPAHRGSSSPNSMHTSLDHEKDRERETSRSRDKGRERGRDKGRDRDRDRDRERDRDRDKDKDRYRDRDHHHRDRHKDRSERTERTRDRNDDDDYYKSRDYERRRDYDKDRDDKPKHRSRSRSKPRSDHRSGSRSPSRSKSKRTSGFDMAPPVALLPNAAAANAGQMLGTTPAIPGMFPNMLPLAPGQFGALPLMPVQAMTQQATRHARRVYVGGLPPSANEQSVATYFSHVMSAIGGNTAGPGDAVVNVYINHEKKFAFVEMRSVEEASNAMALDGIMFEGAPVKVRRPSDYNPSLAATLGSSQPSPNLNLAAVGLTPGSAGGLEGPDRIFVGGLPYYFTEAQVRELLESFGHLRGFDLVKDRETGNSKGYAFCVYQDLSVTDIACAALNGIKMGDKTLTVRRANQGTAQPNPEQENILLHAQQQIALQKLMLQPSVVAATKVLCLTEVVSPEELNDDDDYEDILEDMKIECGKFGTLVNVIIPRPPPNNEPAPGVGKVFLEYEDVEGATKARQGLHGRKFGGKEVVAVFYPENKFSEGVYDG, from the exons ATG GAAATTGCTGGGAACTACTACTCTCCACCTCCTATGGACTCACCAGAAGCTGCAAGCTTGCAGCAACCAGCTCACAGAGGATCATCGAGCCCAAATTCCATG CATACCTCTCTGGACCATGAAAAAGATAGAGAGAGGGAGACCTCCAGAAGCAGGGATAAGGGTCGAGAAAGAGGTCGTGATAAGGGCCGAGACAGGGACAGGGACAGGGACAGGGAGAGAGACAGGGACAGGGACAAGGACAAGGATAGATATCGTGATCGAGATCATCATCATCGAGACCGTCACAAGGATCGGAGTGAGAGAACGGAGAGAACCAGAGATCGAAATGATGATGATGACTATTATAAAAGTCGAGACTATGAGAG GCGGAGAGACTATGACAAAGATAGGGATGACAAACCCAAGCATAGGTCCCGGTCTCGCTCCAAGCCTAGATCAGATCATAGATCAGGGTCACGATCTCCTTCACGCTCTAAAAG CAAAAGGACCAGTGGTTTTGACATGGCACCTCCTGTTGCATTGCTTCCGAATGCTGCTGCGGCTAATGCAG GTCAGATGCTTGGGACCACCCCGGCCATTCCTGGAATGTTTCCCAATATGTTACCTTTGGCACCGGGACAG TTTGGAGCACTCCCCCTAATGCCCGTTCAGGCAATGACTCAGCAG GCTACCAGACATGCTAGACGAGTTTATGTTGGAGGACTTCCTCCCTCTGCCAATGAACAG TCTGTGGCGACCTACTTTAGTCATGTTATGTCAGCAATTGGAGGAAACACCGCTGGTCCAG GGGATGCTGTTGTAAATGTTTACATCAACCATGAGAAGAAGTTTGCCTTTGTGGAAATGAGATCTGTTGAAGAGGCTAGTAATGCTATGGCTTTAGATGGAATAATGTTTGAG GGTGCACCAGTTAAAGTGAGAAGACCGAGTGATTACAACCCTTCGTTGGCTGCGACTTTAGGCTCTAGTCAACCTAGCCCCAATCTGAATCTTGCAGCTGTTGGGTTGACACCAGGATCTGCTGGGGGTCTCGAGGGTCCTGACCGTATATTTGTTGGTGGCTTACCATATTATTTTACAGAAGCGCAGGTTAGGGAGCTGCTGGAGTCTTTTGGACATCTCCGGGGCTTTGATCTGGTTAAAGACAGAGAAACAGGGAATTCCAAAGGCTATGCATTTTGTGTTTACCAGGATTTATCAGTTACAGATATTGCCTGTGCAGCACTAAATGGGATAAAAATGGGCGATAAAACACTTACTGTTAGGCGTGCTAACCAGGGTACAGCTCAGCCTAACCCTGAACAAGAGAATATATTATTGCACGCCCAACAACAAATAGCATTGCAG AAACTCATGTTACAACCCAGTGTAGTGGCGGCTACAAAGGTTCTGTGCCTTACAGAGGTGGTTAGTCCAGAGGAGCTCAATGATGATGACGACTACGAAGATATCTTAGAGGACATGAAAATTGAGTGTGGAAAATTTG GTACTCTTGTAAATGTGATCATCCCTCGCCCACCTCCCAACAATGAACCAGCTCCAGGTGTTGGAAAG GTGTTCTTGGAGTATGAGGACGTTGAAGGAGCTACGAAAGCTCGACAAGGATTACACGGAAGAAAATTCGGGGGGAAAGAAGTTGTGGCTGTTTTCTATCCAGAGAACAAGTTTTCCGAGGGTGTGTATGATGGCTAG